The Malus domestica chromosome 06, GDT2T_hap1 genome has a segment encoding these proteins:
- the LOC103415076 gene encoding hydroquinone glucosyltransferase-like, translating into MALDTQGHSGGSRHHHHHKLLKPPHVAIVPTPGIGHLTPLIELAKRLVVHHNISVTFIIPNDGSLLTPQKKVLEAVSSLSISYVFLPPVTFDDLPDDIRMETKIGLTMTRSLSALRDSVRVLNESTRLVSLIVDVFGVDAFDVAVEFQVSPYIFFPTSAMGLLLIFHMPHLHETTSCEYRDMPEPVQLPGCVPLHGRDFPDPLQDRTNPAYKALNHMCKKYGSAAGIMVNSFVDLEPGAFKALKEQGRGIPPVFPVGPVIKTGSIDGIDGNECLRWLDKQPNGSVLFVSFGSGGTLSQEQLNELALGLELSGHRFIWVVKSPNETMKNASFFSVQGEENPLGFLPNGFLERTKDVGLVVPTWAPQVEVLNHRSTGAFLTHCGWNSTLESIVHGVPLIAWPLYAEQKMNKVLLVDSLKVALGVKENKKGIVESQDVATYVRDLIEGDEGKLLRKKMEEYKEAAKLALAEEGSSTKSLAEVAQIWKGLKN; encoded by the coding sequence ATGGCATTAGACACCCAAGGCCATAGCGGCGGcagccgccaccaccaccaccacaaactGCTCAAGCCACCCCATGTAGCCATTGTCCCAACCCCGGGCATAGGTCACCTCACTCCCCTCATCGAGTTAGCCAAACGACTCGTCGTCCATCACAACATCTCCGTCACATTCATCATCCCGAACGACGGGTCGCTTTTGACACCCCAAAAGAAGGTCCTCGAAGCGGTCAGTTCTCTTTCCATTTCGTACGTCTTCCTCCCACCGGTGACCTTCGACGACCTCCCTGATGACATCAGGATGGAGACCAAGATCGGTCTCACTATGACTCGGTCCCTCTCGGCTCTCCGGGACTCAGTAAGGGTACTAAACGAGTCAACTCGGCTAGTGTCACTTATTGTTGATGTTTTTGGTGTGGACGCTTTTGATGTCGCCgttgaattccaagtgtctccTTATATATTTTTCCCCACTAGTGCTATGGGATTGTTGCTTATATTTCATATGCCACACCTTCATGAGACAACTTCTTGTGAGTATAGGGACATGCCTGAACCGGTCCAACTCCCTGGCTGTGTGCCACTTCATGGTCGAGATTTCCCGGATCCGCTTCAGGATAGGACCAACCCGGCCTACAAAGCTTTGAATCACATGTGCAAGAAGTATGGTTCGGCTGCCGGGATCATGGTCAATAGCTTTGTGGATTTGGAACCGGGTGCTTTTAAGGCTCTCAAGGAACAAGGGAGAGGTATTCCACCGGTTTTTCCGGTTGGACCGGTGATAAAAACCGGTTCAATAGATGGGATCGATGGGAATGAGTGTTTGAGGTGGCTTGATAAGCAGCCCAATGGGTCAGTTTTATTTGTTTCATTTGGGAGTGGTGGGACTCTCTCACAAGAGCAACTGAATGAGTTGGCCTTGGGTCTTGAATTGAGTGGGCATAGATTTATTTGGGTTGTCAAGAGTCCAAACGAGACAATGAAGAATGCTTCTTTTTTTAGCGTCCAAGGTGAAGAGAACCCGCTTGGGTTTCTACCAAATGGGTTTCTTGAGAGAACAAAAGATGTGGGTCTAGTTGTGCCGACGTGGGCCCCACAGGTCGAAGTGCTGAATCACAGGTCAACGGGCGCGTTTTTGACCCATTGCGGGTGGAACTCGACACTAGAGAGCATCGTGCATGGTGTGCCTCTAATTGCTTGGCCGCTCTATGCAGAGCAAAAGATGAATAAGGTGCTTCTAGTTGACAGTTTGAAAGTTGCATTGGGGGTTAAGGAGAATAAGAAGGGAATAGTGGAAAGCCAAGATGTTGCTACTTATGTTAGGGACCTCATTGAAGGAGATGAAGGAAAATTGCTAAGGAAGAAGATGGAAGAGTATAAAGAGGCTGCCAAATTGGCTTTGGCAGAAGAAGGGTCGTCTACCAAGTCACTTGCTGAGGTTGCTCAAATATGGAAGGGACTTAAGAACTAA
- the LOC139196876 gene encoding uncharacterized protein: protein MYGIQNNSVRIFQLKKSVASLKQGDHSFVQHLGSMKSMWNELDMYRPQTTDSAVLLKKADEDKVFQLLASLGAEYEDLRSHLLMTQELPSFTNVCHAVKREETRQSVMNVEPKSNSEARVFKTNHKVTGDRVLGKKADWKCSYCNIKGHLREKCWILHPELKPKFDREGRMIKDGKGRVTPKAFQSACFSTDGMANFSTNHASLINEFAVFLQKKQGSTEPDEMTPKNPTIMLGKFAGFLADSKNTSKGNIPSIISAISTALNANVTHDFWIIDSGATDHITNKPSNLHDFQRTIDPIHVYVANGKGEPILGKERLDC, encoded by the coding sequence ATGTATGGCATCCAAAACAACTCAGTTCGCATCTTTCAACTGAAGAAAAGTGTGGCGAGTTTAAAGCAAGGTGATCACtcatttgttcaacaccttggaaGTATGAAATCCATGTGGAATGAACTCGATATGTATCGTCCACAAACGACTGATTCTGCTGTGCTACTGAAGAAGGCTGATGAAGACAAAGTGTTTCAACTCTTAGCAAGCTTAGGAGCGGAGTATGAAGACCTGCGCAGTCACTTGTTAATGACTCAAGAGTTGCCCTCTTTTACCAATGTGTGTCATGCAGTCAAGAGAGAGGAAACTCGACAAAGTGTGATGAACGTTGAGCCCAAATCCAACTCTGAAGCTAGGGTTTTCAAGACAAATCACAAAGTAACTGGTGATAGGGTGCTTGGCAAGAAAGCAGACTGGAAATGTTCTTATTGTAACATTAAGGgacatttgagagaaaaatgttggatTCTTCATCCGGAGTTAAAGCCTAAGTTTGATAGGGAAGGCAGGATGATCAAAGATGGGAAGGGTAGAGTCACTCCAAAAGCATTTCAGTCAGCTTGTTTCTCAACTGATGGGATGGCCAATTTCTCAACAAATCATGCGTCCTTGATCAACGAGTTTGCTGTTTTTCTTCAAAAGAAGCAAGGAAGCACTGAACCTGATGAAATGACACCTAAAAACCCTACTATAATGCTAGGGAAATTTGCTGGATTCTTGGCTGACTCGAAAAACACATCGAAAGGCAATATTCCAAGTATTATCAGTGCCATTTCCACTGCTCTTAATGCAAATGTTACACATGATTTTTGGATTATTGACTCTGGTGCCACTGATCATATAACTAATAAACCATCTAATCTCCACGATTTTCAAAGAACTATTGATCCAATTCATGTATATGTTGCAAATGGGAAAGGGGAACCTATTCTAGGGAAAGAAAGATTAGATTGCTAA